DNA from Eucalyptus grandis isolate ANBG69807.140 chromosome 5, ASM1654582v1, whole genome shotgun sequence:
GCCATTCTCTTCAGTGCTCGCCTTTTGGCTCCCCTTTTTGTCTGCGAGTTGGATGTGGAGATGGGATTTAAAAGGGAAGCTGTGTGCTTCATGCTGTTTGCTTCTTCAGCAGGTGAACCACCACTGCTGGACTGCTTTCTCGTTAAAGAACTTCCAACTACAAAAAAAGCAAAGTAGCCCTGAAGTAGTTTGTTCATGAAGAAACGTCTGATCATTACAGGATATAATTATAATGTTCATGCTGCATAAGTGACATTTTTATACACAGCTGCGAGTTGTCACTTTGTTCCTAGTTCATTCGAGACCTTCGAATCTGTTCTTCGCTACGATTCGAATGGCGGAAATGGTACTGTTAAATGGACGAAGACCTTTGAGAATGCAAGTTCTCATCTCTGGCTCTCCTTGAGCATTCCACAGAGACTTTAGTGAGAATGgaagtgtctgaagatctttcATTTAACCGAACTGTCATCAACCAGTCCAATTCAACCTGCCAATTTCCAGTAAGACCTTCTCACAAGGCAAGAGCTTTAGCACCTCAGACCAGATTTGAGAAGAAAAACGGCGCTCGGAGGACAAATGCGCCTTCGATTCAGGACGCATAGTGCACAACGAATGTCGGGAGTTCGCAACAGCAGACCGCCGGACAATCCTATCAAGGGGAGGCAATCTGCTTAATATTGAAAATAGTAGAATAAGTGAACTAGAAGTCGTAAAACTTCCcataaaaatgtaattaaacTTTAAggcttttaaaaaagaatgcaattaagtcattaaatttgtcaaatcaatgcagtcaagtttttttttttttttttgaccatgtATGCAGTCAaattatttagttaattttgtccaaaataaaaaatgctaatatgccatttttttttaatattatttatctatCTTACATGGCGCTAACTTTTTCAAATTGgacgaaattaataaaaaacttgattgcatcaatttgacaaatttttatgatttaattactttttttttaaaaaagcttTAGAACTCAAGTACacattcatgaaaagttttgggatttttagttTTATCCCTATTTAAAATGAGATTcataattcttttgaaaaaaatcacctccactttaaaattttattaccGTATAattacacacacatatatatttatttattttacagaTTTTGAGTGGGTTTTCTCCATTTAAAGATTTCGAATGAAAATTGGAAAgtcgaaaagaaaataattttgaaagtggaaacaaaagtaattttgaaattaaacttcttgcttttttttttttttggaggggaaGGGGTAAGATaaacttctttttatttattttcttcccccatcatttttttttcaaaaaaattatgagataaTGACATGAATGGTCATTGACATTTGGCCAAATATGATATTTGgctataaacttttaatttattcaatatgatctctaaacttaaatttgatatgcaatgTGGTGtaaaaactttttatttgttcaatataatccctggactttttgtatatattcaatatagtcctaaattatattaaaatttttaatattatctttctattaattcaagatTCGAGGTAGCATTGAATATCTTTATataatttaggactaaattaaatataaacaaaaaattcataGATCATATTACATAAAGTAAAAGTTCAAATATCACATTGAATGTTAGACTAAAATTTGGGGATTAcactgaaaaaaattaaaaatttagggactatGAGATCATTCGTGtccatttttccaaaaattatataaataaaacacCACACCACACcacaaattcacaaaaaaaaaaaaaagataacgaGAAATCTAGAAAAATAGACGGCGACGGTAAACGATGGAAACTCAACGGTTACCAGTAACCGAAAAAGCCAAACTGATCTCCTTTCTCCTCCCTCCATCCCAGCAGAAGATAAACCCCCACTCCCTTCCGGCCTTCCTACGCCgtcttcctccgccgccgccgccgccgtcgccgccgatCTTCATCGCCCCTCCTCGAAGTAGCTCGACGAGCTATGCGCATCGGCTGCCGCCGCTGTTAAGCTCCGACCAGCTCATCCTCAGCAGCGAGGAGGCGGAAACGAGGCATCGCCAATGCTGAGCCTGCAGCCGCCTCGGTGCCGACTCTCTCTCCCCGTCGCTCTCTCCGGctccgccggcggcggcggcggaatcGGCGGAGGCGCGCGGtcccttcctccgccgccgcggccggGTGCGAGCCGGCGCGTCGGGTGCGGGAGCCGCGGCTTGCGGAGGAAGGCCGCGAGAGTGAGGAGCGTGGGGAAGGAGGAGGCCGAGCTGCGCGCTGCTTCCTCCTCCGTCGCGGAAGAGGAGGAGCAGAGGCGGGGCGAGGACGAGGATGTGGATCCTCAGGACCTCGAGTACGTGGGGCAGATTCGGAGAGTAAGCTCTTTGCTCTCGTGATTTTCATCTGTGTTTTCGGTTATCGCTGCCAATTTTCGATGTCCGCGCTGATCGGCTTGCCTTGTCTGGCCTTCTGCTTGTAGGTGTTGGAGCTTCTGAAGAAGAATAGAGACATGATCTTCAGTGAGGTGATTGCCATCTTCCTGCTGCTCTTGCGCCTGCTTCACTTGGATTCCGAATGGAGTAGAATTGTGTTCCCTGGCCTGAGCTCTATCGTTTTAATTTTGTAACTTTATGGTTATCTGTAGGTCAAGTTGACGATTATGATCGAGGATCCGAGGGAAGTCGAGCGAAGGAGACTCCTTGGGATTGAAGACCTCGATGCCCCTACTAGAGAAGATTTAGCCGAAGCTCTAGAGCAAGTTTGTCTTCCTGTCcttgaattttgttttgtgGGGTCATGCGTTTGAGGTCAGCTCTGAGAATTTTAAGAATATGCTGCATGCATCTGCTCTCAGGCCTTTC
Protein-coding regions in this window:
- the LOC104445608 gene encoding ycf3-interacting protein 1, chloroplastic isoform X2 codes for the protein MLSLQPPRCRLSLPVALSGSAGGGGGIGGGARSLPPPPRPGASRRVGCGSRGLRRKAARVRSVGKEEAELRAASSSVAEEEEQRRGEDEDVDPQDLEYVGQIRRVLELLKKNRDMIFSEVKLTIMIEDPREVERRRLLGIEDLDAPTREDLAEALEQVNEGKVPENRLALKMLAEEMIQWPNLEEAVPKKKPGKSLYAKATDTGINPEVAAKRLNIDWDSAAEIEEDDNSDETEVPAAVAERKPNHKS
- the LOC104445608 gene encoding ycf3-interacting protein 1, chloroplastic isoform X1 produces the protein MLSLQPPRCRLSLPVALSGSAGGGGGIGGGARSLPPPPRPGASRRVGCGSRGLRRKAARVRSVGKEEAELRAASSSVAEEEEQRRGEDEDVDPQDLEYVGQIRRVLELLKKNRDMIFSEVKLTIMIEDPREVERRRLLGIEDLDAPTREDLAEALEQVNEGKVPENRLALKMLAEEMIQWPNLEEAVPKKKPGKSLYAKATDTGINPEVAAKRLNIDWDSAAEIEEDDNSDETEVPAAVGYGALYLVTAFPVIIGISVVLILFYNSLQ